One genomic segment of Actinoplanes ianthinogenes includes these proteins:
- a CDS encoding DUF2252 domain-containing protein codes for MSEASRADFIVDVLTREFGELMAIDPAAFRRKFRKMAASPFAFYRGSASLFYADQVGDYRDDSYLDERTSRVWIHGDLHAENFGTYMNSSGRLVFNVNDFDEAYVGPFSWDLKRFSASVALIGYSKALSDDNISALVTVFAESYLTELRAIAHGGDDAIGSITLENATGALRRVLQEARLNTRVDLLDGQTTIDDYERRFSLGDGVYEVDEATVERVTAAFQQYLGTLPDAGRTISTNIKDIKLRKGVGIGSAGLPSYNLLLEGHTEALENDVVIYMKQAQIPAVARWIDDDRVRSYFKHQGHRTAESQRALQAHADPWLGFTELDGVGQLVAEVSPYAADLDWSDVNEPEELSGVIADLGRAVARMHSVADDESSHDLVDFSTEEAIVAVVDKDEAGFVRHLVDFAHKYGDQAREDHQDFVDVFRNGRIPGL; via the coding sequence ATGAGCGAAGCGTCGCGTGCCGACTTCATTGTTGACGTCCTGACTCGTGAGTTCGGCGAGCTGATGGCGATCGATCCGGCGGCGTTCCGCCGCAAATTCCGGAAGATGGCGGCCTCCCCGTTCGCGTTCTACCGGGGCAGCGCGTCGCTGTTCTACGCCGACCAGGTCGGCGACTACCGCGACGACAGTTACCTCGACGAGCGGACCAGCCGGGTCTGGATCCACGGCGACCTGCACGCGGAGAACTTCGGCACCTACATGAACTCGTCCGGCCGGCTGGTCTTCAACGTCAACGACTTCGACGAGGCGTACGTCGGGCCGTTCTCCTGGGATCTGAAGCGTTTCTCCGCCAGCGTCGCCCTGATCGGTTACTCCAAGGCGCTCTCCGACGACAACATCTCCGCGCTGGTCACCGTGTTCGCCGAGTCGTATCTGACCGAGCTGCGGGCGATCGCGCACGGCGGCGACGACGCGATCGGCTCGATCACCCTGGAGAACGCGACCGGGGCGCTGCGCCGGGTGCTCCAGGAGGCCCGCCTCAACACCCGGGTCGACCTGCTCGACGGTCAGACCACGATCGACGACTACGAGCGCCGCTTCTCCCTCGGCGACGGCGTCTACGAGGTCGACGAGGCCACGGTCGAGCGGGTGACGGCCGCCTTCCAGCAGTACCTCGGCACGCTGCCGGACGCCGGGCGGACCATCTCCACCAACATCAAGGACATCAAGCTGCGCAAGGGCGTCGGGATCGGCTCGGCCGGCCTGCCGTCCTACAACCTGCTGCTGGAGGGGCACACCGAGGCCCTGGAGAACGACGTCGTCATCTACATGAAGCAGGCGCAGATCCCGGCCGTCGCGCGGTGGATCGACGACGACCGGGTCCGGTCCTACTTCAAGCACCAGGGCCACCGGACCGCCGAGTCGCAGCGGGCCCTGCAGGCGCACGCCGACCCGTGGCTCGGGTTCACCGAGCTGGACGGCGTCGGCCAGCTGGTCGCCGAGGTGTCGCCCTATGCGGCCGACCTGGACTGGTCCGACGTCAACGAGCCGGAGGAGCTGTCCGGGGTGATCGCCGACCTGGGCCGCGCGGTGGCCCGGATGCACTCGGTCGCCGACGACGAGTCCAGCCACGACCTGGTCGACTTCTCGACCGAGGAGGCGATCGTCGCGGTCGTCGACAAGGACGAGGCCGGTTTCGTGCGGCACCTGGTCGATTTCGCGCACAAGTACGGTGACCAGGCCCGCGAGGACCACCAGGACTTCGTCGACGTGTTCCGCAACGGCCGCATCCCCGGCCTCTGA
- a CDS encoding RNA polymerase sigma factor — protein sequence MTAIAESRSGTSSAVHHDPPTFDEVYAAHYADLTVQLYAYFGDRQEAQDVVQEAFCRALSRWRTVSRYDDPVAWVRRVAWNLAVSRWRRARTALGFLRRQPSSEPRADGPEPDRVALIAALAELPDKQRRALVLHYLADMPVAEVARREGVAEGTVKSWLHRGRTAMAVQLNLTDTAGGER from the coding sequence GTGACAGCCATCGCCGAGAGCAGATCGGGGACGTCGAGCGCCGTGCACCATGACCCGCCGACGTTCGACGAGGTGTACGCCGCCCACTACGCCGACCTGACCGTGCAGTTGTACGCCTACTTCGGCGATCGCCAGGAGGCGCAGGACGTCGTACAGGAAGCCTTCTGCCGGGCCTTGAGCCGGTGGCGGACCGTTTCCCGATATGACGATCCGGTCGCCTGGGTCCGGCGCGTCGCCTGGAACCTCGCGGTCAGCCGCTGGCGGCGGGCGCGGACCGCGCTCGGCTTCCTGCGCCGGCAGCCGAGCAGCGAACCGCGGGCTGACGGGCCGGAACCGGACCGGGTGGCGCTGATCGCGGCGCTCGCCGAACTGCCCGACAAGCAACGGCGCGCCCTCGTCCTGCACTACCTGGCGGACATGCCGGTCGCCGAGGTCGCCCGCCGCGAGGGGGTGGCCGAGGGAACCGTGAAGTCCTGGCTGCACCGCGGCCGGACCGCGATGGCCGTCCAACTGAACCTGACCGACACCGCCGGAGGCGAGCGATGA
- a CDS encoding complex I subunit 1/NuoH family protein, producing MPLWLDLLIRVAGVMVGFLVLPLLVGQAEHKVMAHMQGRVGPMYAGAFHGWAQLVADGVKFVQKEDVHPHGADRTVFRLAPIVALFPYLVVILTIPLGPHGLVAQRLDIGLFLVLAILGIGVVAVLMSAWASANKYSLLGGLRGAAQLLGYELPLVLAAASVAMAAGTLSLPGIVEAWRPWWLIWQAPAAIVFFIAGLAEIRRPPFDMPIADSELVFGYMTEYTGLRFAFFLLAEYVGIIVIAGLTTVLFLGGWHGPFSDQLGWLWTLLKIFALSFVIIWFRVTYPRLREDQLQRLCWLILVPLSLAQLILTVAVKSLL from the coding sequence ATGCCACTCTGGCTGGACCTCCTCATCCGGGTAGCCGGCGTCATGGTCGGCTTCCTGGTCCTCCCGCTGCTGGTCGGCCAGGCCGAGCACAAGGTCATGGCCCACATGCAGGGCCGCGTCGGCCCGATGTACGCCGGCGCCTTCCACGGCTGGGCCCAGCTGGTCGCCGACGGCGTCAAGTTCGTGCAGAAGGAGGACGTCCACCCGCACGGCGCCGACCGCACCGTCTTCCGCCTGGCCCCGATCGTCGCCCTCTTCCCCTACCTGGTCGTCATCCTGACCATCCCGCTCGGCCCGCACGGCCTGGTCGCCCAGCGCCTCGACATCGGCCTGTTCCTGGTCCTGGCCATCCTCGGGATCGGCGTGGTCGCCGTGCTGATGTCCGCCTGGGCCTCGGCCAACAAGTACAGCCTGCTCGGCGGCCTGCGCGGGGCCGCCCAGCTGCTCGGTTACGAGCTTCCGCTGGTCCTGGCCGCGGCCAGCGTCGCGATGGCGGCCGGCACGCTCAGCCTGCCCGGCATCGTCGAGGCCTGGCGCCCGTGGTGGCTGATCTGGCAGGCCCCGGCCGCGATCGTCTTCTTCATCGCCGGTCTCGCCGAGATCCGCCGCCCACCGTTCGACATGCCGATCGCCGACTCCGAGCTGGTCTTCGGTTACATGACCGAGTACACCGGCCTGCGCTTCGCGTTCTTCCTGCTGGCGGAATATGTGGGCATCATCGTCATCGCCGGCCTCACCACGGTCCTGTTCCTGGGCGGCTGGCACGGCCCGTTCAGCGATCAGCTCGGCTGGCTCTGGACGCTGCTGAAGATCTTCGCCCTGTCCTTCGTGATCATCTGGTTCCGGGTGACCTATCCCCGGTTGCGCGAGGACCAGCTGCAACGCCTCTGCTGGCTGATCCTGGTCCCGCTCTCCCTGGCCCAGCTGATCCTCACCGTCGCGGTGAAGTCCCTGCTCTAA
- a CDS encoding Uma2 family endonuclease yields MLAVEIVSPTSIAMDRITKPALYAAAGIPYYWRIETFEGLVVHTHTLDPEGQVYRPTGSYEVRLDVPEPWAISIPIERLRPRHMKER; encoded by the coding sequence GTGCTGGCGGTCGAGATCGTGTCGCCGACGTCGATCGCGATGGACCGGATCACGAAACCCGCCCTGTACGCGGCCGCCGGGATCCCCTATTACTGGCGGATCGAGACCTTCGAGGGGCTGGTCGTCCACACCCACACGCTCGATCCCGAGGGCCAGGTCTACCGGCCCACCGGGTCGTACGAGGTGCGCCTCGACGTGCCGGAGCCGTGGGCCATCAGCATCCCGATCGAGCGGCTGCGGCCCCGGCACATGAAAGAGCGTTAG
- a CDS encoding 4Fe-4S binding protein, protein MTDDGDRPVPGKGLINGLAVTLKTLTKKTTTQQYPDVEPELPPRSRGVIALLEENCTVCMLCARECPDWCIYIDSHKEEVVVPGAARARQRNVLDKFDIDFSLCMYCGICIEVCPFDALHWTPEFEYAETDVLSLLHDKNRLGEWMRTVPPPPAHDVLGEPSKEEATAARKAAGPGAATAAKTARPASVRPEQPRPESAS, encoded by the coding sequence GTGACTGATGACGGCGATCGCCCCGTACCCGGCAAGGGTTTGATCAATGGTCTTGCCGTCACGCTCAAGACGCTGACCAAGAAGACCACCACCCAGCAGTACCCGGACGTCGAGCCGGAGCTGCCGCCACGCTCCCGCGGCGTGATCGCGCTGCTGGAGGAGAACTGCACGGTCTGCATGCTCTGCGCCCGCGAGTGCCCGGACTGGTGCATCTACATCGACTCGCACAAGGAGGAGGTCGTCGTCCCCGGCGCCGCGCGCGCCCGCCAGCGCAACGTGCTGGACAAGTTCGACATCGACTTCTCCCTCTGCATGTACTGCGGCATCTGCATCGAGGTCTGCCCGTTCGACGCGCTGCACTGGACGCCCGAGTTCGAGTACGCGGAGACCGACGTCCTCTCCTTGCTGCACGACAAGAACCGGCTGGGCGAGTGGATGCGTACCGTGCCGCCGCCCCCGGCGCACGACGTGCTGGGCGAGCCCTCCAAGGAGGAGGCGACCGCGGCGCGCAAGGCCGCGGGTCCGGGCGCGGCCACCGCCGCCAAGACCGCAAGACCGGCTTCCGTACGCCCTGAGCAGCCACGCCCGGAGTCCGCCTCGTGA
- a CDS encoding NADH-quinone oxidoreductase subunit J family protein, which translates to MTVADVLLLALGAVAVGSGALVVTSTHLVRSGLYLVVSLGAIAGLYLVLGAELVAWVQVLVYVGAVVVLLLFAVMLTRAPIGPSADLDRPTGPSALIGGGVGLGLAALFADAFRWIEYPSPDPGTAETVGKEIFGTWVLPFEVLSILLLAALVGAIVLSRPDIGARPAPPAEPAESEEAPA; encoded by the coding sequence GTGACCGTCGCCGATGTGCTCCTGCTCGCGCTCGGCGCCGTCGCGGTCGGTTCCGGCGCCCTGGTCGTGACCAGCACCCACCTGGTCCGCTCCGGCCTCTACCTGGTCGTCAGCCTCGGCGCGATCGCCGGCCTCTACCTGGTCCTCGGCGCCGAACTGGTCGCCTGGGTGCAGGTCCTGGTCTACGTCGGCGCCGTCGTCGTGCTGCTGCTGTTCGCGGTGATGCTGACCCGCGCCCCGATCGGCCCGTCCGCCGACCTGGACCGCCCGACCGGCCCGTCCGCCCTGATCGGCGGTGGGGTCGGTCTCGGCCTGGCCGCGCTGTTCGCCGACGCGTTCCGCTGGATCGAGTACCCGAGCCCGGACCCGGGCACCGCCGAGACGGTCGGCAAGGAGATCTTCGGGACCTGGGTGCTGCCCTTCGAGGTGCTCTCGATCCTGCTGCTGGCCGCGCTGGTCGGCGCGATCGTGCTGTCCCGCCCCGACATCGGGGCCCGTCCGGCGCCCCCCGCCGAGCCGGCCGAGTCCGAGGAGGCCCCGGCCTAG
- the nuoK gene encoding NADH-quinone oxidoreductase subunit NuoK: protein MHVTIPYVVGAALFGLGVYGVVRRRNAILVLMAVELMLNAVNLILVTADVSLRSALRGVPGEAWATPNAQPGSGGVFALFVIVLAAAEVGVGLAIVLQYYRMRKAVAIDEVRLDADAERVDG from the coding sequence ATGCACGTGACCATTCCGTACGTTGTCGGCGCCGCCCTGTTCGGCCTGGGTGTGTACGGCGTCGTCCGCCGTCGCAACGCGATCCTGGTGCTGATGGCCGTCGAGCTGATGCTGAACGCGGTCAACCTGATCCTGGTCACCGCGGACGTCTCGCTGCGGTCCGCGCTGCGCGGCGTCCCCGGCGAGGCCTGGGCCACGCCGAACGCGCAGCCCGGCTCGGGCGGCGTGTTCGCCCTGTTCGTGATCGTGCTGGCGGCCGCCGAGGTCGGCGTCGGCCTGGCGATCGTTCTTCAGTACTACCGGATGCGTAAAGCCGTCGCGATCGACGAGGTGCGGCTGGACGCCGACGCGGAACGGGTGGACGGGTGA